A window of Ananas comosus cultivar F153 linkage group 4, ASM154086v1, whole genome shotgun sequence contains these coding sequences:
- the LOC109708779 gene encoding uncharacterized protein LOC109708779: MCYTGNDPKIKNRAKWTELQKIYLVTLLKEHNNPRFHAQNGWTKEGWFNISKAMNAKFPNAQLQMDQIKDQEQQLKRAFRLVKSLTKLSGFGWDATTNMVSAPQNVWEPILESNKEARKWYNKPFPHFDMLFEIYVGKYAEGKRARGSNSCIEVLPTDPPISQMDLPSQPTFPNPSIPAPGDSTRRFDWENESEEEYTDLANLPMSQVSPPTN, encoded by the exons atgtGTTATACAGGTAAcgatccaaaaataaaaaatagagcaaAATGGACTGAAttgcaaaaaatttatttagtaaCATTATTGAAAGAGCACAATAATCCTAGATTTCATGCTCAAAATGGTTGGACCAAAGAAGGTTGGTTCAATATTTCAAAAGCAATGAATGCAAAGTTTCCAAATGCGCAATTACAAATGGATCAAATTAAAGATCAAGAACAACAATTAAAGAGAGCTTTTCGATTAGTGAAATCATTGACTAAGCTTAGTGGTTTTGGATGGGATGCTACCACCAACATGGTTTCTGCTCCGCAAAATGTTTGGGAACCTATTCTAGAG TCTAACAAGGAAGCAAGGAAATGGTATAATAAACCTTTTCCACATTTCGATATGCTTTTCGAGATTTATGTAG gTAAATATGCCGAAGGAAAGCGTGCTCGTGGAAGTAATTCTTGTATTGAAGTACTTCCAACTGATCCTCCTATATCCCAAATGGACTTACCATCACAACCAACATTTCCAAATCCAAGTATTCCTGCCCCTGGAGATTCTACTCGTCGCTTTGATTGGGAGAACGAAAGTGAAGAAGAATATACCGACTTAGCTAATCTACCAATGTCTCAAGTGTCTCCTCCTACAAATTAG
- the LOC109708780 gene encoding uncharacterized protein LOC109708780 — translation MGLNCQCRGWKVETPPKVSVMQSTVCKERSFQLHPVTVISMEPKANDPDDFIESSVLLDETQYQEGYRDGYNDGLVSGKEEGREVGLKMGFQGGEEMGFYRGCIDVWNSVTRANPDAFSFRIKNRIEQLEKLVEGYPLLEPENEQVQEMMEKIRLKFRIISANLGVRLEYEGSPTSTREVQDFYYIVGEDMLKSMLTCCKVYISESRNALALESIEQAAKLFPEAPVINRFKDENYNRVGYTLVSCFDPNSSSEATSLKNAVLGMVKAAFDSIDLSSHCGTHPRLGVVDHICFHPLTQASLDQVADLAKSAAAEIGRRHQVPTFLYGAAHGEGRSLDCVRRELGYFKPNSSGNQWRGGLNLGPLNLKPDLGPTQLTQSKGVVVVGATGWVDNYNVPVFSTNIEVVRRIARKVSGRGGGLDSVQAMGLMHGEDRTEVACNLLDPDRVGSDQVQARVERLAADEGLSAGKGYFTDFSREKIIELYLNAASTV, via the exons ATGG GACTTAATTGCCAATGTAGAGGTTGGAAAGTGGAGACGCCACCGAAAGTATCAGTTATGCAATCCACCGTAT GCAAAGAGAGATCATTCCAACTGCATCCGGTGACAGTCATATCAATGGAGCCAAAAGCCAATGATCCGGATGATTTTATTGAATCTTCAGTTCTGTTAGATGAAACACAGTACCAGGAGGGTTACAGAGATGGTTATAATGATGGGTTGGTGTCAGGAAAAGAGGAGGGAAGGGAAGTTGGCTTAAAGATGGGTTTTCAAGGAGGGGAGGAGATGGGCTTCTATAGGGGCTGCATTGATGTATGGAACTCAGTAACAAGGGCTAACCCGGATGCATTTTCGTTCCGGATCAAGAACAGAATTGAGCAATTGGAGAAGCTTGTTGAGGGTTATCCTCTTCTCGAGCCAGAGAATGAACAAGTTCAAGAGATGATGGAGAAAATTAGGCTGAAATTTAGGATTATTTCAGCTAATTTGGGAGTTAGATTGGAGTACGAAGGGTCTCCTACATCTACTAGGGAAGTTCAGGATTTCTA TTACATAGTTG GTGAGGATATGCTCAAGTCTATGCTTACTTGTTGCAAAGTATATATATCCGAAAGCCGAAATGCTCTTGCCTTAGAATCGATCGAACAAGCCGCAAAACTATTTCCAGAAGCTCCCGTCATCAACAGGTTCAaggatgagaactacaacagAGTTGGCTACACACTCGTCTCGTGCTTTGACCCGAATTCTTCGTCCGAAGCCACCTCCTTGAAGAACGCAGTGCTCGGCATGGTTAAAGCTGCCTTCGACTCGATCGATCTCAGCTCGCACTGCGGAACACACCCCCGCCTCGGAGTAGTTGATCATATTTGCTTTCATCCTCTAACTCAAGCTTCGTTGGATCAAGTTGCCGATCTCGCAAAGTCTGCAGCAGCTGAAATCGGTCGGAGGCATCaag TTCCTACATTTCTATATGGAGCAGCACATGGGGAAGGGAGGAGCCTAGACTGTGTCAGAAGGGAACTTGGTTACTTCAAACCCAATTCATCTGGGAACCAATGGAGAGGTGGACTAAACTTGGGGCCCTTGAATCTAAAACCCGATTTGGGTCCAACCCAATTGACTCAATCCAAAGGAGTTGTGGTTGTCGGAGCTACCGGTTGGGTCGACAACTACAATGTGCCCGTATTTTCGACCAACATTGAGGTTGTAAGGAGAATTGCTCGGAAAGTGAGCGGGAGAGGGGGCGGGCTTGATTCGGTTCAGGCGATGGGGTTGATGCACGGGGAGGACCGGACCGAGGTGGCTTGTAATTTGCTTGATCCTGACAGAGTTGGGTCTGATCAGGTTCAGGCTCGAGTCGAGCGGCTCGCAGCTGATGAGGGTTTGAGTGCAGGGAAGGGCTATTTCACCGATTTCTCGCGAGAAAAGATTATTGAGTTGTATTTGAATGCCGCTTCGACTGTGTAA